From one Formosa sediminum genomic stretch:
- the moaA gene encoding GTP 3',8-cyclase MoaA yields the protein MISETNILTDTFNRKHTYLRLSLTEKCNLRCTYCMPEHGVPLTPKSNIMTADELFKIASIFVKHGVSKIRLTGGEPLVRKDFSEILERLSTLNTKLSITTNAVLVDRFIADFKRFGLYDINVSLDSLDADKFTFITRRNQFKAAYNNIILLLEQGFNVKMNVVLIKGFNDDEIIDFIQFTKHLPISIRFIEFMPFDGNNWNKEKLVTQAEILEQTHSHFGAEALISLPNEVNFTSRNYQIKGFKGTFGIISSVSNPFCDSCNRIRLTANGNIKNCLFSNQETNLLAAYRHGENIEPLISNLINKKHAVRAGMTDFETLNKPENHTNNRSMITIGG from the coding sequence ATGATTAGTGAAACCAACATATTAACTGATACGTTTAACAGAAAACACACGTATTTACGGCTTTCATTAACCGAAAAATGTAATTTACGTTGTACCTATTGTATGCCAGAACACGGTGTACCGCTAACGCCTAAAAGCAATATAATGACGGCCGATGAGCTTTTTAAAATCGCCTCTATTTTTGTTAAGCACGGCGTTTCAAAAATCAGATTAACTGGCGGAGAACCGTTAGTCAGAAAAGATTTCTCTGAAATTCTTGAACGCTTATCCACTTTAAACACCAAGTTATCCATTACGACTAATGCGGTATTGGTAGACCGTTTTATAGCAGACTTTAAACGTTTTGGGTTATACGATATTAATGTTAGTTTAGACAGTTTAGATGCCGATAAATTTACATTTATTACCAGAAGAAATCAGTTTAAAGCGGCCTACAACAACATCATTCTTTTATTAGAACAAGGTTTTAATGTAAAAATGAATGTGGTTCTGATTAAAGGTTTTAATGATGATGAAATCATAGATTTTATACAATTCACCAAACACTTACCGATTTCAATACGTTTTATAGAATTTATGCCTTTTGATGGAAACAATTGGAACAAAGAGAAATTAGTAACCCAAGCCGAAATTTTAGAACAAACCCATTCGCATTTTGGAGCAGAAGCTTTAATTTCACTACCAAACGAGGTTAATTTCACCTCTAGAAATTATCAGATAAAAGGGTTTAAAGGTACATTTGGTATTATTAGTTCGGTAAGTAATCCTTTTTGCGACAGCTGTAATAGAATCCGATTAACAGCTAATGGAAATATTAAAAATTGCTTATTCTCTAACCAAGAAACCAATCTTTTAGCTGCTTACAGACATGGTGAAAATATAGAACCACTTATCTCTAATTTAATTAATAAGAAACATGCCGTTCGTGCAGGTATGACAGATTTTGAAACACTAAACAAACCAGAGAATCACACCAATAACAGAAGTATGATTACTATTGGAGGCTAA